GCGGCGGTGCAAGGCCGCGCCGTCCGAGGCCAGCATCCGGAGGGCCGCGGGCCGGGGCCGGTGGGTGGAGTAGAGATCCACCGGGATGTTGACCAGCCCGAAGGTGAGGCTGCCGGACCAGAAGGCGCCCAACTGGCCGGCCGGCTCCGCCGCGTCAGCCATGGCGCCGCCCCTGCGCCGCTTGCAGGCTCGCCGCCAGGGCCGCCGCCAGATCCTGGGCCTCCGCTGGCGGCGCGGTGGGCGGCAACAGCTGGAAACGGATACCGCGCTCCTGGACCGCCGCATACAGCTTCACCGGAATCGCAGCCTCCTCCTGCCGGATGACGCCCTTCCCCATCGCCCGCCCGCTCATGCTTCCGCCCACCGGACCGGGCCAGAAGGGCGCTTCTGCGTATTCTCCTTGCAAGACCAGGGCCGGCGGTGCCCGTTGCAACAGCTCGGCAAACGTGATGGGAGGCGGTTGACTGGCCCTGAAACAGATGTTACTCTAGTAACGAAGGATTCATCCAACACTCCCTCAACCCGCAAGGAGGCCCGCCATGAACCGGTTCCTGCATGCCCTGGAAGAGATGTTCGCAGCGGTCGCCATGGCCGAAGTGGGCGATTTGTCATCCCTTGGCGACGACCTGGAGAAGACGGCAGAAACCTTTGAGTGCACCAATGTCGATGTGGCGTTGGCCGAAGAAGGCGCATACACGGCGAGCGTCTGTCCGCCTTCGCGGCACACCTCGACGCTGGCTGCGCATGCCTGAAACCGTTTGGTGTGTGGCCGCCAGGATGCCATCTTGGCGGCCACAAGACACCCCCAAGGAGAGAAAACGTGACCAGGTCCACGCAGACCCCCAGCGCCGGCGCTTATCGCTGGCTTCTCTTTCTCTACTCAGTGCCCGCCAGGCCGGTGAGCAATCGGGTGATGGTCTGGAGGCGGCTGATGAAGGCGGGGGCGGTTTCCCTGAAAGGGGCGGTCTACATCCTGCCCTTCACCGCAGAGCATCAGGAGCTTCTGCACTGGCTGGTGGCGGAGATCAAGGCCATGGGCGGTGGTGCCGACATGGTGTCCATCCATGGCATCGACACCTTGACAGAGGACGAGATTGTCGAGTTGTTCAATCAGGCCCGGAGAAAAGACTATCTTGCTGTGGAGCGCGAGGCCGAAGAGGTCTCCCGCAGGCTCGACAACATCAAAAAAGGTGGACAGGGGCACAACCTGAAGGGACTGGCCAGCCAGCTCGACAAGGTCGCCAAGGCCTGTGCCGAAGTGCGCAAGACGGATTTCTTCGCCACCAGGGAGGGGCTGGCGCTCCTCGCCGCCATCGAGAGGATGCAAGAGGATCTGGCCCGGCTGAGCGGCCCCCGTGCCCGGGCAGCAACGGTGATCCCCCCCCGGGTGGCCGCCGACTATCGGGGCCGGACCTGGGCGACTCGCCAGCGGCCCTTTGTCGACCGCATGGCCTGTGCCTGGCTGATCCGGCACGCCATCGATCCCGAGGCCACGTTCGCCTTCATCGACGAAGCCCAGTTGGGCTCCCTGCCGGAAGGGGGAATCGCCTTCGATATGCCCGGCGCCGAGTTTACCCATGTGGGGGAGCTCTGTACCTTCGAGGTGCTGCTCCGGGCCTTCAACCTCAAGGAGAAGGCCCTTTGGCGCCTGGCCGAGGCAGTGCACGACCTCGACATGAAGGACGGGAAGCACCAGTCTTCCGAGGCCGCTGGCATCGAGCAGATACTCGCCGGCATCAGAAAGACCGCCCCCGACGACCAGACCGCCTTGAGCCGGGGCATGGAGGTCTTCGCCCTGCTCTATGCCTCCCGGAAATAACCCGCGAGATGGCGCGCACCCACCATGGCACCAACCCCTTCATTCCACGACGCCCTGAAGTTCTGGGCCAAGCTCGGCTTCATCAGCTTCGGCGGACCCACCGGTCAGATCGCCATCATGCACAAGGAGCTGGTGGAGGAGAAGAAATGGATCGACGAGGAGCACTTCCTGCAAGCCTTGAACTTCTGCATGCTCCTGCCCGGCCCCGAGGCCCAACAGTTGACCATCTATATCGGCTGGCTGTTGCACGGCACCCGTGGCGGC
This genomic interval from Thermodesulfobacteriota bacterium contains the following:
- a CDS encoding chromate resistance protein ChrB domain-containing protein, yielding MTRSTQTPSAGAYRWLLFLYSVPARPVSNRVMVWRRLMKAGAVSLKGAVYILPFTAEHQELLHWLVAEIKAMGGGADMVSIHGIDTLTEDEIVELFNQARRKDYLAVEREAEEVSRRLDNIKKGGQGHNLKGLASQLDKVAKACAEVRKTDFFATREGLALLAAIERMQEDLARLSGPRARAATVIPPRVAADYRGRTWATRQRPFVDRMACAWLIRHAIDPEATFAFIDEAQLGSLPEGGIAFDMPGAEFTHVGELCTFEVLLRAFNLKEKALWRLAEAVHDLDMKDGKHQSSEAAGIEQILAGIRKTAPDDQTALSRGMEVFALLYASRK